From a region of the Desulfobulbaceae bacterium DB1 genome:
- a CDS encoding hydroxylamine reductase has protein sequence MFCNQCEQTAKGIGCTVMGVCGKNEGVASIEDLLTHAVQGLCLIATEGRKVGVIDNKVDRFVCEAIFSCLTNVDFDPARFQQWINKTVALREELKAKVKAAGGKVDFTIPAVNFTPADSLPGLEAQGAALNFLLSLDANDDLRSLKQITLFGLRGLAAYTDHAAILGKEDDTVYAFIHEAMGKLTTPMGLDDLVALAMQCGKTNLRAMELLDAGNTGTYGHPVPTTVPLGHIPGKAILVTGHDLKDLAMLLEQTKGKGINIYTHGEMLPCHGYPELKKYDHFYGHYGTAWQNQQKEMAEFPGAILFTTNCIQKPKDSYKANVFTTGLVGWPDVAHVDDKKDFTPVIERALALPGFTDTVDKGTVMVGFARNTVLGVADKVIEAVKSKAIRHFFLVGGCDGAKPGRNYYTELVEKIPSDCMVLTLACGKFRFFDKKLGDIGGIPRLLDVGQCNDAYSAIQIAVALAGAFECGVNDLPLSLILSWYEQKAVVILLTLLSLGIKDIRLGPSLPAFITPNVLNVLVENFAIKPIAATPEEDLKVILG, from the coding sequence ATGTTCTGTAACCAGTGTGAACAAACGGCCAAGGGAATCGGATGCACCGTCATGGGCGTCTGCGGAAAAAATGAAGGCGTCGCCTCCATCGAGGATCTTCTCACCCATGCGGTGCAGGGTTTATGCCTTATCGCTACCGAAGGGCGCAAGGTGGGCGTAATCGACAACAAGGTGGACCGCTTTGTCTGCGAAGCCATCTTCTCCTGCCTGACCAATGTGGATTTCGATCCGGCCCGTTTTCAGCAATGGATCAATAAAACCGTTGCCCTGCGCGAAGAATTGAAGGCCAAGGTGAAGGCGGCGGGCGGAAAAGTTGATTTCACCATTCCGGCAGTCAATTTCACCCCGGCGGATTCCCTCCCCGGCCTGGAAGCACAGGGCGCGGCCCTTAACTTCCTCCTCAGCCTTGACGCCAACGACGACCTTCGTTCCCTGAAACAGATCACCCTGTTCGGTTTGCGCGGCCTTGCCGCCTACACAGACCATGCCGCAATACTCGGCAAAGAGGACGACACGGTCTACGCCTTTATCCATGAGGCCATGGGCAAACTGACGACACCCATGGGACTTGATGATCTTGTTGCCCTGGCCATGCAGTGCGGCAAGACCAATCTGCGCGCCATGGAGCTGCTCGATGCGGGCAACACCGGCACCTACGGACATCCGGTTCCCACCACTGTTCCGCTTGGCCACATACCCGGCAAGGCCATTCTGGTGACAGGCCATGACCTGAAGGATCTGGCCATGCTGCTTGAGCAGACCAAGGGCAAAGGCATCAACATCTACACCCATGGCGAGATGCTGCCCTGCCACGGCTATCCGGAACTGAAAAAATATGATCACTTTTACGGTCATTACGGTACCGCCTGGCAGAACCAGCAGAAAGAAATGGCCGAATTCCCGGGCGCCATCCTTTTCACCACCAACTGCATTCAGAAGCCCAAAGATTCCTACAAGGCAAACGTCTTTACCACCGGGCTTGTCGGCTGGCCGGATGTCGCCCATGTCGATGATAAAAAGGATTTCACCCCGGTGATTGAGCGGGCCTTGGCCCTGCCTGGTTTCACCGACACGGTTGATAAAGGCACGGTCATGGTCGGCTTTGCCCGCAACACCGTGCTGGGAGTGGCCGATAAAGTTATTGAGGCCGTCAAGTCCAAGGCGATCCGCCACTTCTTTCTGGTCGGCGGCTGTGACGGGGCAAAACCGGGCAGAAACTACTATACCGAACTGGTGGAAAAAATCCCCTCTGACTGCATGGTGCTGACCCTGGCCTGCGGCAAGTTCCGCTTCTTTGATAAAAAACTGGGCGATATCGGCGGTATCCCGCGTCTGCTCGATGTGGGCCAGTGCAATGACGCCTATTCGGCCATTCAGATCGCCGTTGCTTTGGCCGGTGCCTTTGAATGCGGGGTCAACGATCTGCCGCTGTCCCTGATTCTTTCCTGGTACGAGCAAAAGGCGGTGGTTATTCTTCTCACCCTGCTCAGCCTGGGGATCAAGGACATCCGCCTCGGACCCTCGCTGCCTGCATTCATCACCCCCAATGTCCTCAATGTGCTGGTGGAGAATTTTGCCATCAAGCCGATTGCCGCAACCCCGGAGGAAGACCTCAAGGTTATTCTCGGATAA
- a CDS encoding LysR family transcriptional regulator: protein MEWLNYHHLYYFWAVAREESISRAGERLSLAPSTVSAQLSKLEEMLGGKLFRRVGRNLELTEMGRIVYRYADEIFSLGREMVDTVRGRPVSGPIRLVVGIVDAVPKLVARKLLEPALRLAEHIHLICHEGKEEQLLAELSVHGLDIVLTDMPVKTGLSVKAYSHLLGECSVSFFATEQLAAKLTGDFPRSLDGAPMLLPTPMSALRGSLDKWFDSLNIRPVIAGEFDDQALLKVFGQAGDGVFAAPSVIEEEVRQQHNVKLIGRSEAIREQFYAISVERIIKHPAVAAIQKAASNLIFLQHPGGHAKMTHSGK, encoded by the coding sequence ATGGAATGGCTTAACTATCACCATTTATACTATTTCTGGGCAGTGGCAAGGGAGGAAAGCATCAGCCGGGCCGGTGAACGGCTCAGTCTTGCTCCGTCCACCGTCAGCGCCCAATTGAGCAAACTCGAAGAGATGCTGGGCGGCAAACTTTTTCGCCGGGTTGGCCGGAACCTTGAGCTGACGGAAATGGGCCGCATTGTTTACCGCTATGCAGACGAAATTTTTTCTCTTGGCCGGGAAATGGTTGATACTGTGCGGGGAAGGCCCGTGTCGGGACCCATACGATTGGTCGTCGGGATAGTTGATGCGGTACCGAAGCTGGTTGCCCGAAAGCTGTTGGAACCGGCTCTCAGGCTTGCCGAGCATATTCACTTAATATGCCATGAAGGCAAGGAAGAGCAGCTCCTTGCCGAGTTATCCGTTCACGGTCTTGACATCGTTTTGACCGATATGCCGGTTAAAACGGGGTTGAGCGTCAAGGCTTACAGTCATCTGCTGGGGGAATGCTCAGTAAGCTTTTTTGCAACAGAGCAACTTGCGGCAAAACTGACAGGTGATTTTCCCCGGTCGCTGGATGGGGCGCCGATGCTGTTGCCCACTCCCATGTCAGCCTTGCGGGGCTCATTGGACAAATGGTTTGATTCGCTGAATATCAGGCCAGTGATTGCGGGAGAATTTGACGACCAGGCTTTGCTCAAGGTGTTCGGTCAGGCGGGCGACGGTGTTTTTGCGGCGCCGTCCGTCATTGAAGAGGAGGTGCGACAGCAACATAACGTGAAGCTCATCGGCCGGTCCGAGGCCATAAGAGAGCAATTTTATGCAATCTCCGTGGAAAGAATCATCAAGCATCCCGCGGTGGCGGCTATACAAAAGGCTGCCAGCAACCTTATCTTCCTGCAACATCCCGGCGGACATGCCAAAATGACCCATTCCGGCAAATGA